One window of the Shimwellia blattae DSM 4481 = NBRC 105725 genome contains the following:
- a CDS encoding cell wall hydrolase, with protein MRKITPLLMCVVISLFATSTAWSQTSSPTTESEITKHLAQVATDLYLTEPQQLGLSDQEEKNINCMIENVFMEARGEDNHGKLLVANVVMNRVKHDNWPSTICGVVHQPSQFSWTAHKSGRQTFKRAKRNITPEYRNAVSTALYATLFQEKPVTDATYFYAPAVVKNPPSWSRSKKFKLVEKHQNHYFFKQVS; from the coding sequence ATGAGAAAAATCACACCATTATTAATGTGCGTTGTGATTTCACTGTTTGCGACCTCTACCGCATGGAGTCAAACCAGCAGTCCGACAACAGAAAGTGAAATCACAAAGCACCTTGCCCAGGTGGCAACGGATCTTTATCTGACAGAACCCCAGCAGCTTGGCCTGTCAGACCAGGAAGAAAAAAACATTAACTGCATGATTGAAAACGTCTTTATGGAAGCGCGTGGTGAAGATAACCACGGTAAGCTGCTGGTGGCGAATGTGGTTATGAACCGCGTAAAGCACGATAACTGGCCATCAACCATTTGCGGTGTTGTGCACCAGCCCAGCCAGTTTTCCTGGACGGCCCATAAAAGCGGCCGCCAGACATTTAAGCGGGCAAAACGGAACATTACGCCGGAATATCGCAACGCCGTATCCACCGCCCTTTATGCCACGCTGTTTCAGGAAAAACCCGTCACCGACGCCACCTATTTTTACGCGCCGGCCGTGGTAAAAAACCCGCCTTCCTGGAGCCGCAGTAAGAAATTTAAACTGGTAGAAAAACACCAGAATCATTATTTCTTTAAACAGGTTAGCTGA
- the ampC gene encoding class C beta-lactamase — MKTITSCFSLLLALGLAPAACAAAPALSAPQLTRLVNDTIEPLRQSQAIPGMAVAVIYQGKTQLFTWGYATLATRQPVTPDTLFELGSVSKTFTGVLGGQSVARGDISLDDCAGKYWTALNGPRWRGITLLHLATYTAGGLPLQVPDAVTTRAQLAAFYRQWQPQWAPGTTRLYANSSIGLFGMLLARPSGMSFAALLDQRVLRPLGLKHSRVSVPAQEAARYAWGYKDGRPLRVSPGMLDAESYGVKSSVADMARWVEANMAPEQVQDATLQQGIRLAQSRYWRAGEMYQGLGWEMLNWPVAEDVLVKGSENRVALAPQPVQQITPPQPPVSASWVHKTGSTNGFGTYVAFIPREQVGVVILANKNYPNPLRIQAAWQIIRGVLDGAPSPSR, encoded by the coding sequence ATGAAAACCATAACCTCGTGTTTCTCTCTGCTGCTGGCGCTGGGCCTGGCGCCAGCAGCCTGTGCGGCCGCACCGGCACTCTCTGCACCACAGCTTACCCGTCTGGTGAATGACACCATCGAACCTTTGCGCCAGTCTCAGGCTATTCCCGGCATGGCGGTGGCGGTGATTTACCAGGGAAAAACGCAGCTGTTCACCTGGGGTTACGCCACCCTGGCGACCCGGCAGCCCGTTACCCCGGATACCCTTTTTGAGCTGGGCTCGGTCAGCAAAACATTTACCGGCGTTCTTGGCGGGCAGAGTGTGGCGCGTGGCGACATTTCCCTGGACGATTGTGCCGGAAAATACTGGACCGCCCTGAATGGCCCCCGGTGGCGGGGGATTACGCTGCTGCACCTGGCAACCTATACGGCAGGGGGTCTGCCGCTCCAGGTGCCGGATGCGGTGACCACCCGGGCGCAGCTGGCGGCGTTTTATCGCCAGTGGCAGCCACAGTGGGCGCCGGGAACGACCCGGCTGTACGCTAACAGCAGCATTGGCCTGTTTGGCATGCTGCTGGCGCGGCCATCCGGCATGTCATTTGCAGCACTGCTGGACCAGCGGGTGTTACGCCCGCTGGGGCTAAAACACAGCCGGGTGAGTGTGCCGGCACAGGAGGCCGCCCGGTATGCCTGGGGGTATAAAGATGGCCGGCCGCTGCGGGTTTCGCCCGGCATGCTGGATGCAGAAAGCTACGGTGTTAAATCGTCGGTTGCTGATATGGCGCGCTGGGTTGAGGCGAATATGGCCCCTGAGCAGGTTCAGGATGCCACCCTGCAACAGGGGATCCGCCTGGCGCAGAGCCGTTACTGGCGGGCAGGGGAGATGTACCAGGGGCTGGGCTGGGAGATGCTCAACTGGCCGGTCGCTGAAGATGTGCTGGTGAAAGGCAGTGAAAACCGCGTGGCGCTGGCGCCGCAGCCGGTACAGCAAATAACGCCGCCGCAACCCCCGGTAAGTGCATCCTGGGTCCATAAAACCGGCTCAACAAATGGCTTTGGCACATATGTGGCGTTTATTCCCCGTGAGCAGGTGGGGGTGGTTATCCTTGCAAATAAAAACTACCCCAATCCGCTACGGATTCAGGCGGCCTGGCAGATTATCCGGGGGGTGCTGGATGGGGCGCCGTCGCCGTCGCGCTGA
- the ykgO gene encoding type B 50S ribosomal protein L36, which produces MQVLNSLKSAKQRHRDCQLVRRKGRLYVICKSNPRFKAVQGRKKKR; this is translated from the coding sequence ATGCAGGTACTTAATTCCCTGAAAAGTGCAAAGCAGCGCCACCGTGACTGCCAGCTGGTAAGGCGCAAAGGGCGCTTATATGTGATTTGTAAATCCAACCCCCGTTTTAAGGCGGTTCAGGGGCGCAAGAAGAAGCGCTAA
- a CDS encoding type B 50S ribosomal protein L31: MKEGIHPHYRTVVFHDTSANEYFKVGSTIITEREITLDGETYPYVTLDVSSASHPFYTGAQKIRKTEGSSARFMQRYGRFFDAKESE, translated from the coding sequence ATGAAAGAGGGCATCCACCCGCACTACCGCACAGTGGTGTTTCACGACACCAGTGCCAATGAGTATTTCAAAGTCGGTTCTACCATCATTACTGAGCGTGAAATCACCCTCGACGGTGAAACATACCCCTACGTGACGCTGGATGTCTCTTCTGCGTCACACCCGTTTTATACCGGCGCGCAGAAGATCCGTAAAACAGAGGGGAGCTCCGCCCGGTTTATGCAGCGCTACGGGCGCTTTTTTGATGCAAAGGAGAGTGAATAA